From Candidatus Methanoperedens sp., one genomic window encodes:
- a CDS encoding cytochrome c maturation protein CcmE, translated as MNKKNRLLLGVSVIVVLLGYLLLTSGTSNQYEVSNALAAKGNLTGKVIIVNGSLVKGTDNWDPLTKTLTFKMTDGVATMDVIYVGDLPNMPAEVVDIQTIVTGQFNGNRFEAFRMLTKCPSKYEGENSFDANNTNAKGK; from the coding sequence ATGAATAAGAAAAATCGTTTATTATTAGGTGTTTCGGTCATTGTTGTTTTATTGGGATACCTGCTGCTCACATCAGGGACATCGAACCAGTATGAAGTAAGCAATGCTCTGGCTGCAAAGGGAAATCTGACAGGAAAGGTCATAATTGTTAACGGATCATTGGTCAAAGGTACTGACAACTGGGACCCATTAACAAAAACTCTTACATTTAAAATGACAGACGGCGTTGCAACAATGGATGTCATTTATGTCGGGGACTTACCCAACATGCCGGCTGAGGTTGTTGATATCCAGACCATAGTTACAGGGCAGTTCAATGGAAACAGGTTTGAAGCATTCAGGATGCTCACGAAATGTCCTTCAAAATACGAAGGAGAGAATTCCTTTGATGCAAATAATACAAATGCAAAGGGCAAATGA
- a CDS encoding sulfite exporter TauE/SafE family protein, translating to MDILLIIVITFLIAVLFSIMGLGGAIIYTPLFFWLGIPLLAAIPMALLLNMITTASASITYLKQMLVDKKIALPLILTSTSGALTGSYFVSRIETRVLIILLSIILLFAALRILLFNNIGFMVKDGENKKILVGAGLAFIFGIISSLAGIGGGTFIVPLLLILGLETKNAVATSAFIITFTSLSGFVGHLVFGAQTLDLNILSYTGLTAFAGAQIGSKIIFKRVPSNVINKLFALFLLFMAAKLLYELL from the coding sequence ATGGACATATTGCTGATCATTGTAATAACATTCCTCATCGCAGTCCTTTTCTCTATAATGGGTCTTGGGGGAGCGATAATATACACGCCGCTTTTTTTCTGGCTGGGCATACCTCTTCTTGCAGCTATCCCCATGGCGCTTTTGTTGAATATGATAACAACGGCATCAGCTTCCATCACTTATTTAAAACAGATGCTTGTGGATAAAAAAATAGCCCTTCCCCTGATATTAACATCAACGTCTGGAGCCCTTACAGGTTCATATTTTGTATCCCGGATTGAGACCAGGGTTTTAATTATATTGCTCAGCATAATACTTTTGTTTGCAGCACTGCGCATACTATTATTTAATAATATTGGCTTTATGGTTAAAGATGGAGAAAACAAGAAGATTCTGGTTGGGGCAGGCCTGGCATTTATTTTTGGGATAATCTCCTCATTAGCAGGCATTGGCGGAGGCACTTTTATTGTACCACTGCTCCTTATTCTTGGATTGGAAACAAAAAATGCGGTAGCAACTTCTGCATTTATTATAACATTTACCTCATTATCAGGATTTGTGGGGCATCTGGTTTTTGGAGCCCAAACACTTGATTTGAATATATTATCTTATACAGGCCTTACTGCTTTTGCAGGCGCACAGATCGGTTCAAAAATAATCTTCAAACGCGTTCCTTCAAATGTTATCAATAAATTATTTGCTCTTTTCCTGTTATTCATGGCAGCAAAACTTTTATATGAACTTCTGTGA